The genomic stretch CAACAGCCGCGAGATCGCAGCGGACGACTATTTTCAGGGGATGTTCACAACCGCGCTGGAAGAGGGCGAGATCATCACCGAAGTGCGCTTTCCCATTCCGCAGAAATCGGCCTATGCCAAGTTGCCCCAACCCGCGTCGCGGTTTCCGCTGGTGGCGGTGTTTGTAGCGCAATTCAGCGATGGCGTGCGTGTTGCGGTAACGGGTGCGTCGAACAATGGTGTGTTCCGCTGGACCGAAGCCGAAGCCGCATTGTCCGCGAATTTCGCGGTCTCGGCTTTGGACGGGCTGGCGTTGTCTGACGAGGACATGATCGGCGATCTGCACGGAACGGGCGCCTATCGTGCCCACCTGGTGGGCGTTATGGCAAAACGGGCGGTGGCGGCTGCAAGCTGACACGACAATCGGTTGCGATGAGCGGGCCTTCGCCGATGGCGGAGGCCCTATTTGTAT from Pseudosulfitobacter sp. DSM 107133 encodes the following:
- a CDS encoding xanthine dehydrogenase family protein subunit M; amino-acid sequence: MYNFDFVKPATVDEAVKALGEEDAQALGGGQTLIPTLKQRLASPSKLVSLTGIADMKGVSKSGDTVVIGGGTTHRMVAEEAAGAYPGLAALAGGIGDPAVRNRGTIGGSLANNDPSACYPAGALGSGATIVTNSREIAADDYFQGMFTTALEEGEIITEVRFPIPQKSAYAKLPQPASRFPLVAVFVAQFSDGVRVAVTGASNNGVFRWTEAEAALSANFAVSALDGLALSDEDMIGDLHGTGAYRAHLVGVMAKRAVAAAS